One window of Quercus robur chromosome 5, dhQueRobu3.1, whole genome shotgun sequence genomic DNA carries:
- the LOC126725037 gene encoding glycylpeptide N-tetradecanoyltransferase 1-like — MVDSNASSGSPEETQNPNPDGNEPSESDLTLDALTRKVQESLSLGKKHKFWETQPVGQFKDVGDSNLPEGPIEPPTPLSEVKQEPYNLPNLYEWVTCDMDSEETCNEVYILLTNNYVEDDDSMFRFNYSKEFLRWALRPPGYFRSWHIGVRVKSSKKLVAFITGVPARIRVRDDIVTMAEVNFLCVHKKLRSKRLAPVMIKEVTRRVHLENMWQAAYTAGVVLPTPISTCQYWHRSLNPKKLIDVGFSRLGARMTMSRTIKLYKLPESTVTPGFRKMELHDVPAVTRLLRTYLSQFAVAPDFDENDVEHWLLPKEDVVDSYLVESPETHEITDFSSFYTLPSSILGNQNYSILKAAYSYYNVATSTPLLQLMNDALIMAKQKDYDVFNALDVMQNESFLKELKFGPGDGKLHYYLYNYRIKQALKSSELGLVLL; from the coding sequence ATGGTTGATAGCAATGCATCATCTGGATCACCTGAAGAAACACAAAACCCGAATCCTGATGGGAATGAACCTTCTGAGAGTGACCTCACACTTGATGCTTTAACTCGAAAGGTTcaagaatctctctctcttggaaAGAAACATAAGTTTTGGGAAACCCAACCAGTTGGGCAATTTAAGGATGTAGGGGATTCCAATTTGCCTGAGGGCCCGATTGAACCCCCAACTCCTTTATCTGAAGTCAAACAAGAACCCTACAACCTTCCCAACCTTTATGAATGGGTTACTTGTGATATGGATTCCGAAGAGACGTGCAATGAAGTGTATATCCTTCTCACTAATAACTATGTTGAGGATGATGACAGCATGTTCAGATTTAACTATTCAAAAGAGTTTCTTCGCTGGGCTTTACGCCCTCCTGGTTATTTCAGGAGTTGGCACATTGGTGTCCGTGTCAAAAGTTCAAAGAAGTTGGTTGCTTTTATAACTGGTGTTCCAGCCAGAATCCGGGTCCGTGATGATATTGTCACCATGGCAGAGGTTAATTTCCTTTGTGTGCATAAGAAGCTTAGATCAAAGAGACTTGCTCCTGTCATGATCAAAGAGGTGACCAGGAGGGTTCACTTGGAGAACATGTGGCAAGCAGCCTATACTGCAGGAGTGGTTCTTCCAACGCCAATTTCAACTTGCCAATATTGGCATAGATCTTTGAATCCAAAAAAGCTGATTGATGTTGGGTTTTCAAGACTTGGTGCGAGGATGACAATGAGTAGAACAATCAAGCTCTACAAGTTACCAGAGTCAACAGTTACTCCAGGTTTCAGAAAGATGGAGCTCCATGATGTTCCTGCAGTTACACGGCTACTTAGGACCTATTTGAGCCAGTTTGCTGTTGCACCGGATTTTGATGAAAATGATGTGGAGCATTGGTTGCTTCCAAAGGAGGACGTCGTGGATAGTTATCTGGTTGAAAGTCCTGAAACTCATGAAATAACTGATTTCAGCAGTTTCTACACACTTCCTTCATCTATCCTGGGGAACCAGAATTATTCAATTTTGAAGGCAGCTTATTCATATTATAATGTTGCCACGAGCACTCCTTTGCTTCAACTGATGAATGATGCTCTTATCATGGCAAAACAGAAGGACTATGATGTTTTCAATGCATTGGATGTCATGCAAAATGAATCTTTCTTGAAGGAACTGAAGTTTGGTCCAGGTGATGGAAAACTGCACTACTATCTTTACAACTATCGGATAAAACAAGCACTGAAGTCATCGGAGCTTGGACTTGTGCTTTTATAG